Proteins from a genomic interval of Niabella soli DSM 19437:
- a CDS encoding efflux RND transporter permease subunit: MKQSFFLKYKNPLIIIVLLVLIGGVFSYTRIKSALFPQITFPKIKVIADAGQQPIDQMTVAITRPLETAIKQVPGLEIIKSTTSRGSCEISAFMSWSSDIDLSQQQVQARISQIRNQLPADVNITVEKMNPSILPVMGYALTARSMTALELKQLALYTIRPFLSQVPGVSDIRVIGGQDKEYWVVLNPEMMTRLSLTPSLIAQKLSETNFIKSNGYSSDYRYLYLTVTDAQLYNIEQLKNIVIRSDGNRVVYFKDIAQINLHPAKQYIKVNANGTESILVAVVEQPDANVLDVSSAMEQKIADLKKTLPADVQLKPYYLQADFVSDAIRSVTDALWIGLLLAIVVAIIFLRSLKASLVILLTIPVTLSLTMLVLYAIGQTFNIMTLGAIAAAIGLIIDDAIVVAEQIHRTHEEHPEEGSNTLVQKAINYLLKAMVGSSLSTIVIFVPFMLMSGVAGAYFKVMTDTMIITLVCSFFTTWLLLPVIYLFLSQFIKTKHLQPHDVKERIWVGFFIKRPVFSYVFIIILIVTAALIIPNISTGFLPEMDEGSIVLDYNSPPGTSLEETDRELREVEKIIKANPDVEAYSRRTGTQMGFFITEPNRGDYLIQLKKSRKKTTTEVTDELRGKIAATGLPLVVDFGQVIGDMLGDLMTSVQPIEIKIFGTDQNTIQQYSKQVADVVRTIKGTADVFDGIVIAGPSIEVVPDLPALGRYNITAQDFQYQVQTLLEGNIVGNLFDKEQFTPIRILYSNNSNASLYQIQNSMIALPNGQMKPLKEFATVKVAPGTAEINREDLQTLGIVTARLDNGDLGGTIKEIQKQLDRKIKLPAGYAIVYAGAYAEQQQSFRELLIILIVSSLLVFAVILFLFRDIKVASLILLISVLGISGSYLLLYLTGIPLNVGSYTGLIMIVGIIGENAVFTYLQFQESIAEKGKEGAIIHAISTRLRPKLMTAVGAIIALMPLAMGMGTGAQMHQPLAIAVIGGFVVALPLLLIVFPTLLNRIYKEK, from the coding sequence ATGAAACAGTCCTTCTTCCTGAAATATAAGAATCCGCTTATTATTATCGTATTGCTGGTATTAATAGGCGGCGTCTTTTCCTATACCAGGATCAAATCGGCCCTGTTTCCCCAGATAACGTTTCCCAAGATCAAGGTGATCGCCGATGCCGGTCAGCAGCCCATCGACCAGATGACCGTAGCCATTACGCGCCCGCTGGAAACAGCCATTAAGCAGGTGCCGGGGCTGGAGATCATCAAAAGTACCACCAGTCGCGGAAGCTGTGAGATCTCCGCCTTTATGTCCTGGAGCTCGGATATTGATCTGAGCCAGCAACAGGTGCAGGCCCGTATCAGCCAGATACGCAACCAACTGCCGGCGGATGTGAATATTACGGTGGAAAAGATGAACCCCTCTATTTTACCCGTAATGGGGTATGCGCTTACCGCACGATCTATGACGGCTCTTGAATTAAAACAACTGGCGCTTTATACCATCCGGCCTTTTCTTTCGCAGGTGCCGGGGGTGAGTGATATTCGCGTTATTGGTGGCCAGGACAAGGAGTACTGGGTGGTATTGAATCCGGAAATGATGACCCGCCTGAGCCTGACGCCCTCGTTGATCGCACAAAAATTAAGCGAAACCAATTTTATAAAATCAAACGGCTATTCGTCGGATTACCGCTATCTCTATCTTACCGTTACGGATGCGCAATTGTACAATATTGAACAACTCAAAAATATTGTGATCCGGAGCGATGGCAACCGGGTGGTGTATTTTAAGGATATCGCGCAGATCAACCTGCATCCTGCCAAGCAATACATTAAGGTAAACGCGAATGGGACCGAAAGTATCCTGGTTGCGGTGGTGGAGCAACCGGACGCCAATGTGCTGGACGTAAGCAGTGCCATGGAGCAAAAGATCGCCGACCTCAAGAAAACGCTTCCTGCGGATGTGCAACTGAAGCCTTATTACCTGCAGGCCGACTTTGTGAGCGATGCCATCAGAAGCGTTACCGACGCCCTTTGGATCGGGCTATTGCTGGCCATTGTGGTGGCGATCATTTTTCTTCGTTCGCTGAAAGCAAGCCTTGTCATTTTACTGACCATACCCGTTACGTTAAGTCTGACGATGCTGGTGCTTTATGCCATAGGTCAAACCTTTAATATTATGACGCTTGGCGCTATTGCTGCTGCCATAGGGTTAATTATTGACGATGCTATCGTAGTAGCCGAGCAGATCCACCGCACGCACGAAGAACACCCGGAGGAGGGAAGCAATACCCTGGTGCAAAAAGCCATCAATTATTTATTAAAAGCGATGGTAGGCTCTTCCTTAAGCACCATTGTTATTTTTGTGCCCTTTATGCTGATGAGCGGGGTGGCCGGCGCTTATTTTAAAGTGATGACCGACACCATGATCATTACGCTGGTCTGTTCTTTTTTTACCACCTGGCTGCTGCTGCCGGTTATTTATCTTTTTCTTTCGCAATTCATCAAAACCAAACACCTGCAGCCGCATGATGTAAAAGAACGAATATGGGTGGGCTTCTTTATTAAACGCCCGGTGTTCTCCTATGTTTTTATAATAATATTGATTGTTACCGCCGCATTGATCATTCCCAATATCAGCACCGGTTTTTTACCGGAGATGGACGAGGGCAGCATTGTGCTGGATTATAACTCACCACCGGGTACTTCGCTTGAAGAAACGGACCGCGAGTTACGCGAAGTGGAAAAGATCATCAAAGCCAATCCCGATGTAGAAGCCTATAGCCGGCGCACGGGAACGCAGATGGGCTTTTTTATTACCGAGCCCAACAGGGGCGATTATTTGATCCAGCTTAAAAAGAGCAGGAAGAAAACCACTACTGAGGTTACGGATGAATTACGGGGGAAAATAGCCGCAACGGGCCTGCCATTGGTGGTTGACTTTGGACAGGTAATTGGGGATATGCTGGGCGATTTGATGACCAGCGTACAGCCTATTGAAATTAAAATTTTTGGGACTGATCAAAATACTATTCAACAGTATTCAAAACAGGTGGCCGATGTAGTGCGCACCATCAAAGGAACCGCAGATGTATTTGACGGCATCGTCATAGCAGGGCCCTCCATCGAGGTGGTGCCCGATCTGCCGGCATTGGGGCGCTATAATATAACGGCGCAAGATTTTCAGTACCAGGTGCAAACCCTGCTGGAGGGCAATATTGTAGGGAACCTTTTTGACAAAGAACAGTTTACTCCTATCCGGATCTTGTATAGCAATAACAGTAATGCTTCTCTTTACCAGATCCAGAACAGCATGATCGCGTTGCCCAACGGCCAAATGAAACCGCTTAAAGAATTTGCAACCGTGAAAGTGGCGCCGGGCACGGCGGAGATCAACCGGGAAGACCTGCAAACGCTGGGCATTGTTACTGCGCGGCTTGATAATGGCGACCTGGGCGGCACCATAAAAGAAATTCAAAAGCAACTGGACCGGAAAATAAAGCTCCCGGCCGGTTATGCCATTGTATACGCCGGGGCCTATGCAGAGCAGCAACAGTCCTTCCGCGAATTGCTGATTATCCTTATTGTATCGAGCCTGCTGGTATTTGCCGTGATCCTCTTCCTGTTCAGGGATATTAAAGTAGCGTCGCTGATATTATTAATTTCAGTACTGGGCATTTCCGGAAGCTACCTGTTGTTGTATTTGACGGGTATTCCCTTAAATGTGGGAAGCTATACGGGGCTGATCATGATCGTAGGCATTATTGGCGAAAACGCGGTGTTCACCTACCTGCAGTTCCAGGAAAGCATTGCGGAAAAAGGAAAAGAAGGGGCCATCATACATGCCATCAGTACGCGGTTGCGGCCCAAACTGATGACGGCGGTTGGCGCCATCATTGCCCTGATGCCCCTGGCGATGGGGATGGGCACAGGTGCGCAAATGCACCAGCCGCTGGCCATTGCGGTGATCGGAGGGTTTGTTGTAGCGTTACCCTTATTGTTGATTGTATTTCCTACTTTACTAAACCGGATCTATAAGGAAAAATAA
- a CDS encoding Dyp-type peroxidase yields the protein MDAQPQNVLGTPGTNTLFMVWNFKTGVDAAAAFKRICALVINLNHSAYTRFPDAGVSCILGIGYDAWQQLSLPRPLPKELENFAPIAGQKHVAVATPGDLHFHLRGNNSSICYDMAADLSEFLAPVAECAEEVHGFRYWDGRSILGFVDGTENPEGAERAFFGLVGDADPAYKGGSYLFVQKYIHNLEAFKALPLEEQEKVFGRSKRDDIEMTDEVKPKNAHSAVANVGDDFKIIRDNMPFGNMATNEMGTYFIAYASTFSTIKKMLNNMFIGSPEGNYDRLLDFSTAKTGSLFFVPTLDMLDDFSS from the coding sequence ATGGACGCACAACCACAAAATGTACTGGGCACTCCCGGTACCAACACGCTTTTTATGGTTTGGAATTTTAAAACAGGGGTTGATGCAGCGGCAGCCTTCAAAAGGATCTGCGCTTTGGTAATTAACCTGAACCACTCCGCCTATACCCGCTTTCCTGATGCCGGCGTAAGCTGCATACTGGGCATTGGATATGATGCCTGGCAACAACTTAGTCTTCCCCGTCCGCTTCCCAAAGAATTAGAAAATTTTGCCCCTATTGCCGGCCAAAAACATGTGGCGGTGGCCACCCCGGGCGACCTGCATTTCCATCTCCGGGGCAACAACAGCAGTATCTGCTACGATATGGCGGCTGATCTATCGGAGTTTTTAGCGCCCGTGGCGGAATGTGCAGAAGAAGTGCACGGCTTCCGGTACTGGGACGGACGCTCTATACTGGGCTTTGTGGATGGCACGGAAAACCCCGAAGGTGCAGAGCGGGCCTTCTTTGGCCTGGTGGGCGATGCCGACCCGGCCTACAAAGGCGGCAGCTACCTCTTTGTTCAAAAATACATTCACAACCTGGAAGCGTTTAAAGCCTTGCCCCTGGAAGAGCAGGAAAAAGTATTTGGCCGCTCCAAACGCGATGATATAGAAATGACGGATGAGGTAAAACCTAAAAACGCTCATTCAGCAGTAGCCAATGTGGGCGACGATTTTAAGATCATCCGGGATAATATGCCCTTTGGCAATATGGCCACCAATGAAATGGGCACTTATTTTATTGCCTATGCCAGCACTTTTAGTACCATAAAAAAAATGCTGAACAATATGTTCATCGGTTCGCCTGAAGGCAACTACGACCGGCTTTTGGATTTTAGTACGGCCAAAACCGGGAGCCTGTTTTTTGTACCGACGCTGGATATGCTGGATGATTTTTCGTCGTAA
- a CDS encoding helix-turn-helix transcriptional regulator, protein MKSYREAAGYTSYEHFAYDKNIGRAQYGKYERGTEDMRLSSLFKLLEALNISWEEFFEGK, encoded by the coding sequence TTGAAATCGTATAGAGAAGCCGCAGGTTATACCAGTTACGAACATTTTGCCTATGATAAAAATATTGGCCGTGCGCAATATGGAAAATATGAAAGGGGAACGGAGGATATGCGGCTGAGCAGTTTATTTAAATTGCTTGAAGCGTTGAATATTTCCTGGGAAGAATTTTTCGAGGGAAAATAA